Proteins from one Mycobacterium sp. EPa45 genomic window:
- a CDS encoding prolyl oligopeptidase family serine peptidase: MTSGPFDDLDDYIALPRVSGLAASADGSRVVAGVAELNAAKTEYVTALWELDPEGAAQARRLTRGAKGESSPAFTAAGDLVFTSVRPTEDDDTPPAALWLLPAAGGESVQLAELPAGITAVRTARNAPVVVIGAPLLPSSDSLDEERRLRKTRKDNKISAILHTGYPVRYWDKDLGPEETHLLRVAADGELTDVTRDPGPALGEADFAVSPDGSFAVATWRVPAPGVALRSVLVRIDLQTGERAVIADDPFADLEHPAISPDGTQVAFTRETASTPDQAPRITLCHLNLHSGDWSQTATDWDRWPTTVTWAHDGSAILVTADDNGRCPIFSVGLDGVVRRLTTDDFSYSNVISAPDGVLFALRSSYAAPPHPVRIESTGTITALPCVELPELPGELTEIVATAADGTSVRSWLVLPSGGQEVTDRATQPAPLLLWIHGGPLGSWNAWSWRWNPWLMAARGYAVLLPDPALSTGYGQQFIQRGWGAWGGPPYEDLMAAVDAAVADPRIDEGRTAAMGGSFGGYMANWVAGHTDRFAAIVTHASLWALDQFGPTTDGAYYWAREMTPAMAQDNSPHRFVEHIKTPMLVIHGDKDYRVPIGEALRLWYELLTTSGLPAADDGTSVHRFLYFPSENHWVLAPQHAKIWYQVVTAFLAEHVLGEPAQFPETLG, from the coding sequence ATGACCTCAGGCCCGTTCGACGATCTCGACGACTACATCGCCCTACCACGGGTTTCCGGGCTGGCGGCGTCGGCCGACGGATCGCGCGTCGTCGCAGGCGTCGCCGAACTCAATGCCGCCAAGACCGAATACGTCACCGCGCTGTGGGAGCTGGACCCCGAGGGGGCGGCGCAGGCCCGCCGGCTGACGCGAGGCGCCAAGGGGGAATCGTCACCGGCGTTCACCGCAGCCGGCGACCTGGTCTTCACCTCCGTGCGTCCGACCGAGGACGACGACACGCCGCCGGCCGCGCTGTGGTTGTTGCCTGCCGCGGGTGGCGAGTCCGTTCAACTGGCCGAGCTACCCGCCGGGATCACCGCCGTGCGGACCGCACGCAACGCACCCGTCGTGGTGATCGGTGCGCCGCTGCTGCCGTCGTCCGACTCCCTCGACGAGGAGCGCCGACTGCGGAAAACACGTAAGGACAACAAGATCAGCGCCATCCTGCACACCGGGTATCCGGTGCGGTACTGGGACAAGGACTTGGGCCCGGAGGAGACGCACCTGTTGCGCGTGGCCGCTGACGGTGAGCTGACCGACGTGACGCGCGATCCTGGGCCGGCCCTCGGGGAGGCGGATTTCGCCGTGAGCCCGGACGGCAGCTTCGCGGTCGCGACGTGGCGGGTGCCCGCGCCGGGAGTCGCATTGCGGTCGGTCCTGGTGCGCATCGACCTGCAGACCGGCGAGCGCGCGGTGATCGCTGACGACCCCTTCGCCGACCTGGAACACCCGGCCATTTCACCCGACGGCACCCAGGTGGCCTTCACCCGCGAAACCGCGTCGACGCCCGACCAGGCTCCGCGAATCACGCTGTGCCACTTGAATCTTCATTCAGGAGACTGGTCGCAGACGGCGACCGACTGGGACCGGTGGCCGACCACGGTGACCTGGGCGCACGACGGCTCGGCGATCCTGGTCACCGCCGACGACAACGGCCGGTGCCCGATCTTCTCGGTTGGACTCGATGGCGTCGTCCGCCGGCTCACCACCGATGACTTCAGCTACAGCAACGTCATCAGCGCACCCGACGGCGTTCTCTTCGCACTGCGTAGCTCATATGCCGCGCCGCCGCACCCGGTACGGATCGAGTCCACGGGAACCATCACCGCGTTGCCGTGCGTCGAATTGCCTGAACTTCCAGGTGAATTGACCGAAATCGTCGCTACCGCCGCCGACGGCACCTCGGTGCGGTCCTGGCTGGTGCTGCCTTCCGGCGGGCAGGAGGTGACCGACCGAGCGACCCAGCCCGCGCCGCTGCTGCTCTGGATCCACGGCGGACCGCTGGGCAGCTGGAACGCGTGGTCATGGCGGTGGAATCCGTGGCTGATGGCCGCTCGTGGGTATGCGGTGCTGCTGCCCGACCCCGCGCTGTCCACCGGCTACGGGCAGCAGTTCATCCAGCGCGGCTGGGGGGCGTGGGGCGGCCCGCCGTACGAGGACCTGATGGCCGCCGTCGACGCCGCGGTGGCCGACCCGCGCATCGACGAAGGCCGCACTGCGGCGATGGGCGGCTCGTTCGGCGGCTACATGGCCAACTGGGTGGCCGGCCACACCGACCGCTTCGCGGCGATCGTCACGCATGCCAGCCTGTGGGCGCTCGACCAGTTCGGCCCGACAACCGACGGCGCGTACTACTGGGCGCGCGAGATGACACCGGCTATGGCACAGGACAATTCGCCACACCGCTTCGTCGAGCACATCAAGACCCCGATGCTGGTCATCCACGGTGACAAGGACTACCGAGTGCCCATCGGCGAGGCGCTGCGGCTGTGGTACGAGCTGCTGACCACCTCTGGACTGCCGGCCGCCGACGACGGCACGTCGGTGCACCGGTTCCTGTACTTCCCGTCGGAGAACCACTGGGTGCTCGCTCCGCAGCACGCGAAGATCTGGTACCAGGTGGTCACCGCGTTCTTGGCCGAACACGTGCTGGGGGAGCCGGCGCAGTTCCCCGAAACGCTGGGCTGA
- a CDS encoding FAD-dependent oxidoreductase gives MAEIAVVGAGIAGLATAAALTQRGHYVTVIEERTDTGSGAGISIWPNALAALDHLGLGEQVRAAGGRIAAGAIRWKDGRWLRRPAGERIVTALGEPLVVLQRAALRDILAGALAAGTVVNGLAVCELTTTPTGVRLHLADSSTRDVDAVVGADGTRSVVARHLNGPLPRRYAGYTAWRGVAVFAIDPDLAGETMGAGAEVGHVPMGADRTYWFATERATEGASAPQGELAYLRGKFASWAAPIPAILAATEPAEVLRNDLYDRSPAKRWAAGPVVLVGDAAHPMRPHLGQGGCQALEDAAVLGAFVDLSTDLPTAFAAFEAFRRGRVRAIARESQLIGRVVNLRPAALSALASRSTVVLPEFLVTRHLASIAARSAFRLPTRNDAQSA, from the coding sequence ATGGCCGAGATCGCAGTCGTGGGGGCTGGCATCGCCGGACTCGCTACCGCTGCGGCGCTGACCCAGCGCGGTCATTACGTCACCGTGATCGAAGAGCGCACCGACACCGGCTCAGGTGCCGGCATCAGCATCTGGCCCAACGCGCTGGCCGCCCTCGACCACCTCGGGCTGGGCGAGCAGGTGCGCGCGGCCGGCGGCCGCATCGCGGCGGGCGCGATCCGCTGGAAGGACGGCCGATGGTTGCGGCGCCCGGCCGGCGAGCGGATCGTCACCGCGCTCGGCGAACCGCTGGTCGTACTGCAGCGCGCCGCACTGCGCGACATCCTGGCCGGGGCGCTCGCGGCTGGGACCGTCGTCAACGGACTGGCGGTCTGCGAGTTGACCACCACACCCACCGGGGTGCGGCTGCACCTGGCGGACTCCTCCACCCGCGACGTCGACGCGGTGGTCGGCGCGGACGGCACCCGTTCGGTGGTGGCCCGCCACCTCAACGGCCCGCTCCCGCGCCGCTATGCCGGCTACACGGCTTGGCGCGGGGTTGCCGTGTTCGCGATCGACCCCGACCTGGCCGGCGAGACCATGGGAGCAGGCGCGGAGGTCGGCCACGTCCCGATGGGAGCCGACCGGACGTACTGGTTCGCCACCGAACGCGCTACCGAGGGCGCATCGGCGCCGCAGGGCGAGCTCGCGTATCTGCGGGGGAAGTTTGCGTCGTGGGCCGCGCCGATCCCCGCCATCCTCGCCGCCACCGAGCCCGCCGAGGTTCTGCGCAACGACCTCTACGACCGCAGCCCCGCCAAACGCTGGGCGGCGGGACCGGTGGTGCTGGTCGGAGACGCCGCCCACCCCATGCGGCCACATTTGGGCCAGGGCGGCTGTCAAGCGCTGGAGGACGCCGCGGTACTGGGTGCGTTCGTCGACCTGTCTACCGACCTGCCGACGGCCTTCGCCGCCTTCGAGGCGTTCCGCCGCGGCCGGGTCCGAGCAATCGCTCGTGAATCGCAGCTGATCGGCCGTGTGGTCAATCTGCGCCCTGCGGCGCTGAGCGCGCTGGCCAGCCGGTCGACAGTCGTATTGCCGGAGTTCCTGGTGACCCGCCACCTGGCCTCGATCGCCGCACGATCGGCGTTCCGGTTGCCTACACGCAACGACGCCCAGTCGGCCTGA
- the mobA gene encoding molybdenum cofactor guanylyltransferase produces the protein MSTPAPLAAVVLAGGASRRMGRDKATLPHPDGGTTMVEYTVAVLSSRCAPVFVIAAPGQALPALEAQVLRDEVRGVGPLLATGRGLRAAAAAGAERAFVSAVDMPFLSTGVVDELASHHGVDVVLPWDGRDHYLAGIYRTDLADHIDALVTAGDRSMRALAETVVTQRIVIPASRALANVNSPTDLAQQIAG, from the coding sequence GTGAGCACGCCCGCCCCGCTGGCCGCCGTAGTACTGGCTGGTGGGGCGTCGCGGCGCATGGGCCGCGACAAAGCCACGCTGCCGCATCCTGACGGCGGTACCACGATGGTGGAATACACCGTTGCCGTGCTGAGCTCCCGCTGTGCGCCGGTGTTCGTGATCGCCGCACCCGGTCAGGCGCTGCCCGCGCTGGAAGCGCAGGTGCTGCGTGACGAGGTTCGCGGGGTGGGTCCCTTGCTTGCCACCGGACGCGGGCTCCGGGCTGCCGCCGCGGCCGGGGCGGAGCGTGCGTTTGTCAGCGCCGTCGACATGCCGTTCCTGTCCACCGGCGTCGTCGACGAACTCGCGTCGCACCACGGCGTCGACGTCGTGCTGCCGTGGGACGGCCGCGATCACTACCTGGCCGGCATCTACCGCACCGACTTGGCCGACCACATCGATGCCCTGGTCACGGCCGGGGATCGAAGTATGCGGGCGCTGGCCGAAACGGTCGTCACTCAGCGGATCGTGATCCCGGCCAGTCGGGCACTGGCTAACGTCAATTCACCGACCGATCTGGCGCAGCAAATCGCCGGATAA
- a CDS encoding 2-oxoacid:ferredoxin oxidoreductase subunit beta: MTDLIGSDLLAPSVSKTAWVPTTDEPQKAKDFTSDQEVRWCPGCGDYVILNTIRNFLPDLGLRRENIAFISGIGCSSRFPYYLETYGFHSIHGRAPTIATGLALARPDLSVWVVTGDGDALSIGGNHLIHALRRNVNITILLFNNRIYGLTKGQYSPTSEVGKVTKSTPMGSLDHPFNPVSLALGAEATFVGRALDSDRKGLSEVLKAAAEHRGAALVEIMQDCPIFNDGSFDLLRKEGSEERIINVRQGEPVTFGANGEYCVVKTGFGLDVAKTADVAATDIVVHDATIADSAYAFALSRLSDQNLEHTVMGVFRQVNRPTYDDAARDQVRLAREATPHDRHALQSLLRGRDTWTVD, from the coding sequence ATGACTGACCTGATCGGCTCGGACCTGCTGGCACCGAGTGTGTCCAAGACGGCGTGGGTGCCGACCACCGACGAGCCGCAGAAGGCCAAGGACTTCACCAGTGACCAGGAGGTCCGCTGGTGCCCCGGCTGCGGCGACTACGTCATCCTGAACACCATCCGCAACTTCCTGCCGGATCTGGGTCTGCGCCGGGAGAACATCGCGTTCATCAGCGGTATCGGGTGCTCGAGCCGGTTCCCGTACTACCTGGAGACCTACGGTTTCCATTCGATCCACGGTCGCGCCCCGACCATCGCCACCGGCTTGGCGCTGGCCCGTCCGGACCTGTCCGTGTGGGTGGTGACCGGTGACGGTGACGCCCTCTCGATCGGCGGCAACCACCTGATCCACGCGCTGCGCCGCAACGTCAACATCACGATCCTGCTGTTCAACAACCGGATCTACGGGCTGACCAAGGGCCAGTACTCGCCGACCTCCGAGGTCGGCAAGGTCACCAAGTCCACCCCGATGGGCTCGCTGGACCATCCGTTCAACCCGGTTTCGCTGGCGCTGGGTGCCGAGGCGACATTCGTCGGCCGGGCGCTTGACTCCGACCGCAAGGGCCTGTCCGAGGTGCTGAAGGCCGCTGCCGAGCACCGCGGTGCCGCGCTGGTCGAGATCATGCAGGATTGCCCGATCTTCAACGACGGCTCCTTCGACCTGCTCCGCAAGGAGGGCTCCGAGGAGCGGATCATCAACGTCCGCCAGGGTGAGCCGGTCACGTTCGGCGCCAACGGCGAGTACTGCGTCGTCAAGACCGGGTTCGGACTGGACGTCGCGAAGACGGCCGACGTGGCGGCCACCGACATCGTGGTGCACGACGCGACGATCGCGGACTCCGCCTACGCCTTCGCGCTGTCGCGGTTGAGCGACCAGAACCTCGAGCACACGGTGATGGGCGTCTTCCGGCAGGTCAACCGGCCGACATACGACGACGCCGCCCGCGATCAGGTTCGCCTGGCTCGGGAGGCCACCCCGCATGACCGGCACGCACTGCAATCGCTGCTGCGTGGCCGCGACACCTGGACCGTCGACTAG
- a CDS encoding 2-oxoacid:acceptor oxidoreductase subunit alpha — MGPNGNGATGDRQKLEKVVIRFAGDSGDGMQLTGDRFTSEAALFGNDLATQPNYPAEIRAPQGTLPGVSSFQIQIADYDILTAGDRPDVLVAMNPAALKANIGDLPRGGLVIANSDEFTKRNLAKVGYEANPLESGELDDYVVQAVAMTTLTLGAVEAIGATKKDGQRAKNMFALGLLSWMYGRPIETSETFIREKFARKPDVAEANVLALKAGWNYGETTEAFGTTYEISPAKLAPGEYRQISGNTALAYGVIAAGQLADTQVVLGTYPITPASDILHELSKHKNFNVLTFQAEDEIAGVGAAIGASYGGALGVTSTSGPGISLKSEAIGLAMMAELPLLVIDVQRGGPSTGLPTKTEQADLLQVMFGRNGESPVAVLAASTPSDCFEVAIEAARIALTYRTPVILLSDGAIANGSEPWRIPDIDSFEPIESNHAKAGEEFQPYARDPETLARQFAVPGTPGLEHRIGGLESANGSGNISYEPANHDLMVRLRQAKIAGITVPDIKVDDPTGDAELLILGWGSSFGPIGEACRRARRRGIKVAQAHLRHLNPLPANLGEVLRKYPKVVVPEMNLGQLALLLRGTYLVDVQSVTKVEGMAFLADELEGIIDAALDGTLAEKESDKAKFARLAAATVSTGTDVGAGVNA; from the coding sequence GTGGGTCCGAACGGCAACGGGGCTACGGGGGACCGGCAGAAGCTGGAAAAGGTGGTCATCCGGTTCGCCGGTGACTCCGGTGACGGCATGCAGCTGACCGGCGACCGGTTCACCTCGGAGGCCGCGCTGTTCGGCAATGACCTTGCTACGCAACCGAATTACCCTGCCGAGATCCGGGCACCACAGGGCACGCTGCCGGGCGTCTCGTCCTTCCAGATCCAGATCGCCGACTACGACATCCTCACCGCCGGTGACCGTCCGGACGTCCTCGTCGCCATGAACCCCGCGGCGCTGAAGGCCAACATCGGCGACCTCCCGCGCGGCGGGCTGGTGATCGCCAACTCCGACGAATTCACCAAGCGCAACCTCGCAAAGGTCGGCTACGAGGCCAACCCGCTCGAGAGTGGCGAGCTCGACGACTACGTCGTACAGGCCGTCGCGATGACGACGCTGACCCTCGGTGCCGTCGAGGCGATCGGCGCAACCAAGAAGGACGGCCAGCGCGCCAAAAACATGTTCGCGCTCGGCCTGCTGTCGTGGATGTACGGCCGGCCGATCGAGACCAGTGAGACGTTCATCCGGGAAAAGTTCGCCCGCAAGCCCGATGTCGCCGAGGCCAACGTCCTCGCGCTGAAGGCCGGCTGGAACTACGGCGAGACCACCGAGGCGTTCGGCACCACCTACGAGATCTCCCCGGCCAAGCTGGCTCCGGGCGAATATCGGCAGATCTCCGGCAATACCGCCCTGGCTTACGGCGTGATCGCCGCCGGTCAGCTCGCCGACACGCAGGTGGTGCTCGGCACCTACCCGATCACGCCGGCGTCGGACATCCTGCACGAGCTGTCCAAGCACAAGAATTTCAACGTCCTGACCTTCCAGGCCGAGGACGAGATCGCCGGCGTCGGCGCCGCGATCGGTGCGTCCTACGGCGGCGCACTTGGCGTGACCAGCACGTCGGGTCCGGGAATCTCGCTGAAGTCCGAGGCCATCGGCCTGGCCATGATGGCCGAACTGCCGCTGCTGGTGATCGATGTGCAGCGTGGCGGACCGTCCACCGGCCTGCCCACCAAGACCGAGCAAGCGGACCTACTGCAGGTGATGTTCGGCCGCAACGGCGAGTCGCCGGTGGCCGTGCTGGCCGCAAGCACTCCCTCGGACTGCTTCGAGGTGGCCATCGAGGCCGCCCGCATCGCGCTGACCTATCGCACGCCGGTGATCTTGCTGTCCGACGGGGCAATCGCCAATGGATCGGAACCGTGGCGGATCCCGGACATCGACTCCTTCGAGCCGATCGAGTCCAACCATGCCAAGGCAGGCGAGGAATTCCAGCCCTACGCACGGGATCCCGAGACGCTGGCTCGCCAGTTCGCGGTACCGGGCACGCCCGGCCTCGAGCACCGCATCGGCGGCCTGGAATCGGCCAACGGTTCGGGCAACATCTCCTACGAGCCGGCCAACCACGACCTCATGGTCCGGTTGCGTCAGGCCAAGATCGCCGGCATCACGGTGCCCGACATCAAGGTCGACGACCCGACCGGCGACGCCGAGCTGTTGATCCTCGGCTGGGGAAGCTCGTTCGGACCGATCGGCGAGGCATGCCGGCGGGCGCGCCGCCGCGGGATCAAGGTCGCCCAGGCTCACCTGCGGCATCTCAACCCGTTGCCGGCCAACCTCGGGGAGGTACTGCGCAAGTACCCGAAGGTCGTGGTCCCGGAGATGAACCTCGGCCAGCTGGCGCTGCTGCTGCGCGGCACGTACCTGGTCGACGTCCAGTCGGTCACGAAGGTGGAAGGCATGGCGTTCCTGGCCGACGAGCTGGAAGGCATCATCGATGCCGCCCTCGACGGGACGCTGGCTGAAAAGGAAAGCGACAAAGCGAAATTCGCCAGGCTTGCGGCAGCTACCGTGAGTACTGGAACCGATGTTGGCGCGGGAGTGAACGCATGA
- a CDS encoding PfkB family carbohydrate kinase: MPRHRAELVAGVTVLGNLAVDVINGGPKTPGGCASFSGVAMEAAGAPGGIVALAADEDHSLYEPLLERFRSLIRILPAECTSAFRLDYEDVDHRRMSVEAIGPVWSAAEVAAADPETTWVHLAPLLRTDFPAETLALLAQRGHRVAYDGQGLVRADRLGPLVVDRHYPPELLKHLSILKLAEDEAVIVADGPFDSSTAARLGVPEILVTYGSEGCDIYTGDTRVRVPAAWRVEGVQTTGAGDMFTTCYVANRAAGADPVAAAGEASELVANELEKRLGARRN; this comes from the coding sequence GTGCCACGACACCGCGCTGAGCTGGTTGCCGGCGTGACCGTGCTGGGCAATCTCGCCGTCGACGTGATCAACGGCGGCCCGAAGACTCCGGGCGGGTGTGCGTCGTTCTCCGGTGTGGCCATGGAGGCCGCCGGCGCTCCGGGTGGAATCGTCGCCCTGGCGGCCGACGAGGACCACTCGTTGTACGAGCCGCTGCTCGAGCGATTCCGCTCTCTGATCCGAATCCTGCCCGCGGAGTGCACGAGTGCATTTCGGCTGGACTACGAGGATGTCGATCATCGTCGAATGTCGGTGGAGGCCATCGGCCCGGTGTGGAGCGCGGCGGAGGTGGCGGCGGCGGACCCCGAGACCACGTGGGTTCACCTGGCCCCGTTGCTGCGGACCGATTTCCCCGCCGAGACGCTGGCCCTGCTGGCCCAGCGCGGCCACCGGGTCGCCTACGACGGCCAGGGCCTGGTTCGCGCCGACCGGCTCGGACCGCTGGTGGTGGATCGGCACTACCCGCCGGAGCTGCTGAAGCACTTGAGCATTCTCAAGCTGGCCGAGGACGAGGCCGTCATCGTGGCCGACGGTCCGTTCGACTCCTCGACCGCGGCGCGCCTCGGCGTGCCCGAAATCCTGGTCACTTACGGATCCGAAGGCTGTGACATCTATACCGGCGACACGCGGGTGCGGGTACCGGCCGCGTGGCGGGTCGAAGGAGTACAGACCACCGGGGCCGGGGATATGTTCACCACCTGTTATGTGGCAAATCGGGCGGCCGGCGCGGACCCGGTCGCGGCGGCCGGGGAAGCCAGTGAACTGGTCGCCAACGAACTCGAGAAACGCCTGGGGGCGCGCCGCAACTGA
- a CDS encoding LacI family DNA-binding transcriptional regulator encodes MAHRFKVREIAQQSGLSEATVDRVLNDRPGVRAATRAEVLHAISDLEKQQAQLRLNGRRFLLDVVMQTPRRFSDAFRAAVEAELPAFAPAMLRARFHLWEAGSTDQMAETLDRIRGSHGVVLKAQDEPEVAEAVDRLVAAGVPVVTYATDIPASARCAYVGIDNHGAGVTAAYLMDQWLGETPADVLITLSRNVFRGEAEREVGFRTALRKSGRGIVEVSDSDGIDATIERLVVDALERHPDVAAVYSVGGGNTATVAAFEELGRVCKVFIAHDLDADNRRLLREGRISAVLHNDLRADARLAMRLILQQHRALPSEPARPVPIQVITPYNLPG; translated from the coding sequence ATGGCGCACCGATTCAAGGTCCGCGAGATCGCCCAGCAGTCCGGGCTGTCCGAAGCGACCGTTGACCGCGTGCTCAACGACCGGCCCGGCGTCCGGGCGGCCACTCGCGCCGAGGTGCTGCACGCGATCTCCGATCTCGAGAAGCAGCAGGCCCAGTTGCGGCTCAACGGACGTCGCTTCCTGCTCGATGTGGTGATGCAAACACCACGCCGGTTCTCGGATGCGTTCCGTGCCGCGGTCGAGGCCGAGCTGCCTGCGTTCGCGCCGGCCATGCTGCGCGCCCGCTTTCACCTCTGGGAGGCCGGATCGACCGACCAGATGGCGGAGACACTGGACCGCATCAGGGGCAGTCACGGGGTCGTGCTCAAGGCGCAGGACGAACCGGAGGTGGCAGAAGCCGTCGACCGACTGGTGGCCGCCGGTGTTCCGGTGGTGACGTATGCGACCGACATTCCGGCCAGTGCGCGGTGTGCCTACGTCGGTATCGACAACCACGGGGCCGGCGTCACCGCGGCCTACCTGATGGACCAGTGGCTGGGTGAGACGCCGGCCGACGTGTTGATCACATTGAGCCGCAACGTGTTCCGCGGCGAGGCCGAACGTGAAGTCGGCTTCCGGACGGCACTGCGCAAGTCTGGACGCGGCATCGTCGAGGTCAGTGACAGCGACGGTATCGACGCGACCATCGAACGCCTGGTGGTCGACGCCCTCGAGCGTCACCCGGACGTGGCTGCGGTCTACTCCGTCGGCGGGGGCAACACGGCGACGGTGGCGGCGTTCGAAGAGTTAGGACGCGTATGCAAGGTCTTTATCGCTCATGATCTCGACGCCGACAACCGGCGCCTGCTGCGCGAAGGCCGCATCTCGGCGGTGCTGCACAACGACCTGCGCGCCGACGCCAGGCTGGCGATGCGGCTGATCCTGCAGCAGCACCGGGCGCTGCCCAGCGAGCCCGCGCGACCCGTCCCGATTCAGGTGATCACCCCGTACAACCTGCCGGGCTGA